In Cicer arietinum cultivar CDC Frontier isolate Library 1 chromosome 1, Cicar.CDCFrontier_v2.0, whole genome shotgun sequence, one DNA window encodes the following:
- the LOC101502580 gene encoding uncharacterized protein isoform X1, with protein sequence MTHNPKHTVEIDECSDNNRPSKISKIEYPNPSYHDGEQEEEEEQKEGMNQHRRIQRYLVAIEYIGTHFSGSQKQLTDRTVVGVLEEAFCKFVGQPVSVICSSRTDAGVHALSNVCHVDIERISKRKPGEVLPPHEPVVVRRAVNHFLQKQNGDLMVIDVRCVPSDFHARYKAQERTYFYRLLSGSEPLSTLEKDRAWHVPEELNLPAMQEACRVLVGHHDFSSFRAAGCQAKSPIRTLDELSVVEVIQSPYFPSVMDRERQIKVADDLHGCGSNAEAVIPVSSSARIDKVRASNEGVGFGKRRYHRCLVVTARARAFLYHQVRLLVGVLKAVGTGNLTIPDVERILNAKTVTAASPMAPACGLYLGEVKYDLPS encoded by the exons ATGACACATAATCCGAAGCATACAGTTGAAATTGATGAATGCAGTGATAATAATAGGCCATCAAAGATATCAAAAATCGAGTATCCCAATCCTAGCTACCACGACGgtgaacaagaagaagaagaagagcaAAAGGAAGGGATGAACCAACACCGTAGAATCCAACGCTATTTGGTCGCGATTGAATACATCGGAACTCACTTCTCCGGTTCCCAGAAGCAGCTCACTGACCGTACCGTTGTTGGTGTTCTTGAG GAAGCTTTTTGTAAATTTGTTGGCCAGCCAGTCTCTGTTATTTGTTCAAGTCGAACC GATGCTGGGGTGCATGCTTTGTCAAATGTTTGTCATGTAGATATTGAACGAATCAGCAAAAGGAAGCCTGGTGAAGTG TTACCACCTCATGAACCTGTTGTGGTTAGAAGGGCCGTGAACCATTTCTTACAG AAGCAGAATGGTGACTTAATGGTCATTGATGTTCGATGTGTTCCATCAGATTTTCATGCCAGATATAAAGCACAAGAACGCAC ATACTTCTATCGCCTGTTGTCTGGGTCTGAGCCTCTGTCAACCTTAGAGAAAGATCGAGCATGGCATGTACCTGAGGAGCTTAATCTTCCAGCAATGCAA GAAGCATGCAGAGTTCTAGTTGGACATCATGATTTTAGTTCCTTCAGGGCAGCTGGTTGTCAG GCAAAATCACCAATTAGAACTTTAGATGAACTCAGTGTTGTTGAAGTAATTCAAAGTCCATATTTTCCATCTGTAATGGATAGAGAACGACAAATTAAAGTCGCTGATGATCTTCATGGCTGTGGCAGCAACGCTGAAGCTGTCATTCCTGTTAGCTCTAGTGCAAGAATTGATAAAGTAAGGGCATCAAATGAAGGTGTGGGATTTGGTAAAAGAAGGTATCATCGTTGTTTGGTGGTAACAGCGCGTGCACGTGCTTTTCTTTACCATCAG GTTAGACTACTTGTTGGTGTTCTCAAAGCTGTTGGCACTGGGAACTTAACAATTCCAGATG TTGAAAGAATTTTGAATGCGAAGACTGTTACCGCAGCAAGTCCAATGGCCCCGGCATGTGGTCTCTACTTGGGAGAGGTGAAGTACGATCTACCTAGTTAG
- the LOC101502580 gene encoding uncharacterized protein isoform X2, whose amino-acid sequence MTHNPKHTVEIDECSDNNRPSKISKIEYPNPSYHDGEQEEEEEQKEGMNQHRRIQRYLVAIEYIGTHFSGSQKQLTDRTVVGVLEEAFCKFVGQPVSVICSSRTDAGVHALSNVCHVDIERISKRKPGEVLPPHEPVVVRRAVNHFLQKQNGDLMVIDVRCVPSDFHARYKAQERTYFYRLLSGSEPLSTLEKDRAWHVPEELNLPAMQEACRVLVGHHDFSSFRAAGCQAKSPIRTLDELSVVEVIQSPYFPSVMDRERQIKVADDLHGCGSNAEAVIPVSSSARIDKVRASNEGVGFGKRRYHRCLVVTARARAFLYHQVRLLVGVLKAVGTGNLTIPDGS is encoded by the exons ATGACACATAATCCGAAGCATACAGTTGAAATTGATGAATGCAGTGATAATAATAGGCCATCAAAGATATCAAAAATCGAGTATCCCAATCCTAGCTACCACGACGgtgaacaagaagaagaagaagagcaAAAGGAAGGGATGAACCAACACCGTAGAATCCAACGCTATTTGGTCGCGATTGAATACATCGGAACTCACTTCTCCGGTTCCCAGAAGCAGCTCACTGACCGTACCGTTGTTGGTGTTCTTGAG GAAGCTTTTTGTAAATTTGTTGGCCAGCCAGTCTCTGTTATTTGTTCAAGTCGAACC GATGCTGGGGTGCATGCTTTGTCAAATGTTTGTCATGTAGATATTGAACGAATCAGCAAAAGGAAGCCTGGTGAAGTG TTACCACCTCATGAACCTGTTGTGGTTAGAAGGGCCGTGAACCATTTCTTACAG AAGCAGAATGGTGACTTAATGGTCATTGATGTTCGATGTGTTCCATCAGATTTTCATGCCAGATATAAAGCACAAGAACGCAC ATACTTCTATCGCCTGTTGTCTGGGTCTGAGCCTCTGTCAACCTTAGAGAAAGATCGAGCATGGCATGTACCTGAGGAGCTTAATCTTCCAGCAATGCAA GAAGCATGCAGAGTTCTAGTTGGACATCATGATTTTAGTTCCTTCAGGGCAGCTGGTTGTCAG GCAAAATCACCAATTAGAACTTTAGATGAACTCAGTGTTGTTGAAGTAATTCAAAGTCCATATTTTCCATCTGTAATGGATAGAGAACGACAAATTAAAGTCGCTGATGATCTTCATGGCTGTGGCAGCAACGCTGAAGCTGTCATTCCTGTTAGCTCTAGTGCAAGAATTGATAAAGTAAGGGCATCAAATGAAGGTGTGGGATTTGGTAAAAGAAGGTATCATCGTTGTTTGGTGGTAACAGCGCGTGCACGTGCTTTTCTTTACCATCAG GTTAGACTACTTGTTGGTGTTCTCAAAGCTGTTGGCACTGGGAACTTAACAATTCCAGATGGTAG TTGA